The DNA region CAAAAAATCGGCGATAAAACGGTGTAACGATCCATCGGGCTCTCCCCGATATTTGTAAAAAGGCAGGTACAGCGCCATAACGCTGTTAACCTGCCTTTTTATTTGCTTTTTGCGGCATGCGCGCACCCGCCGCTAGACGTACGAGCAGCAGTAATCCGTGACGCTCCGCACTTCCAGCTTGAAGGAAGACTTGGCGGGAACGGTAAACGTTCCGCGGCCGCTGATTTCTCTCCACAACGTTTCGCCCGGAAGCAGGACCTTCAGGTCCCCGGACAAAATGTCCATCACTTCCAGCGAATCCGTTCCGAACTCGTATTCCCCGGGGAGCATGATCCCCAGCGTCAATTTGCTGCCGTCCTGAAGCCATACGGTCCGGCTGGTCACTTTGCCGTCAAAATAAATATTGGCGTTCTTCTCCACGGTAACATTTTGCAATTGCTGCGCCACGTTCCCCTCTCCCTTCGCGACCCGGCCGCCGAGATTATTTGTTCAATTGCGCTTTTACGTGCTTAACGACGTTTTCGACGGTGAAGCCGTATTCGGCGATAACTTTGTCTCCGGGAGCGGACGCGCCGAATTTATCGATGCCAAGCACGGTTCCGCTTTCGCCGACGTAACGTTCCCAGCCGAACGGATGCGCCATTTCCACGGCGACGCGGGCTTTGACGTTCGGCAGGATGACGGAATCTTTGTACGCTTGATCCTGCTGGTCGAACAGATCCCAGCTCGGCAGGCTGATGACGCGGACGTGAATGCCTTCTTCGGCCAGCGCGGCTTGCGCTTTAACCGCCAGCTGCACTTCGGAGCCCGTCGCGATGATCTGCGCCACCGGCTTGCCGTCCTTCGCGTCGGATACGACGTAGCCGCCGCGTTTTACGCCGTCGCGCGCCAGCTCTGCCGTGTTCTCGAGAATCGGCAGGTTTTGGCGGGTCAATACGAGCGCTACCGGATTCGCTTTGTTCTCAACCGCATAAGCCCAGGCTGCGGAGGTTTCGTTGCCGTCGGCAGGACGGATGACCGTCAGGCCCGGAATGATGCGCAGGGATGCGAGCTGTTCGATCGGCTCGTGGGTCGGGCCGTCTTCGCCAACGGCGATGCTGTCGTGCGTCAGCACGTAAGTTACCGGAAGCTTCATCAGGGCCGACAAACGCACCGCCGGACGCAAGTAGTCGGTAAATACGAAGAACGTGCCGCCGAACACTTTCAAACCGCCGTGCAGCATAATTCCGTTCATGGCCGCGGCCATTCCGAATTCGCGGACGCCGAAGTACAGGTTGCGGCCGTCGCGGGTTTCCGGCGTGTACATGGCAAGGTCGTTCAAATGCGTCATCGTCGAGCTTTCCAGGTCGGCGGAGCCGCCAAGCAGCTGCGGTACGTTCGGCGCCAGGCCGTTCAGCGCGTTGCCGGAAGCGACGCGGGTCGATACCGCCTTATCCGAAGCGCCGTATTTCGGCAGCTTCGCATCCCAGCCTGCCGGCAAATCCCCGGCTACCGCGCGTTCGAATTGAGCCGCAAGCTCCGGATATTGGGATTTATATTGGGCGAACGTTTCTTGCCATGCTTTGTAAGTAGCGATGCCCCGTTCTTTGACTTTGGCAAAATGCTCGCGCACTTCTTCAGGGACATAGAAGTCTTCTTTATAAACCCATTTATAGAACTCTTTCGTCAATTGGGCTTCTTCCGCCCCCAGCGGGGAGCCGTGCGTGCCGCCGTGGCCGCCTTTGCCCTGCTTGTTCGGGCTGCCGTAGCCGATGATCGTCTTCACTTCGATCAGCGTCGGGCGCTCCGTATCGCGTTTAGCTTCTTCGATCGCCGCTTCGATCGCGGCCAGATCGTTGCCGTCCTTAACGAGCAGCGTTTGCCAGCCGTAAGCATCGAAGCGCTGTCTTACGTTCTCCGAGAAGCTCAGATTCAGCTTGCCGTCGAGCGAAATATCGTTGGAGTCGTACAGGAAAATCAATTTGCCCAGCTTCAGGTGGCCGGCCAAAGAAGCCGCTTCGCTGGCCACGCCTTCCATCAGGTCGCCGTCGCCGCAAATGCCGTAAGTATAGTGGTCGACGACTTTCAGATCGCCTTTATTGTAAGTCGCCGCAAGCTGCGTTTCCGCCAAAGCCATGCCGACGGCCATCGCCAGACCTTGGCCCAGCGGTCCCGTCGTGGCGTCTACGCCCGGAGTATGCCCGAATTCCGGGTGGCCCGGCGTTTTACTGCCCCATTGGCGGAACTGCTTGATTTCTTCCATCGGCAGGTCATACCCGCACAGGTGCAGCAGGCTGTACAGCAGCATCGAGCCGTGACCGGCGGATAAAACAAAGCGGTCGCGGTTGATCCAGTTCGGAACGTCCGGGTTATGGTTCATCGTTTTGGCAAACAACTGGTAACCCATCGGCGCGGACCCCATCGGCATGCCGGGATGGCCGGATCTCGCCTTTTCGATCGCGTCGATCGCCAGCGTCCGAATCGTCGTAATCGACAAATTATCGATCGTGTTGTTCTCTGAAAGTGGCATTCATTTTCCTCCTTAATCATCAAAAGATCCTTGAAAACCATGAAAACTTAACTTTGCGATTACAAAACAATCAAATTGAAAAAATCATTTTGACTTTATTTATTGTATCATCATTTGTAACCCATTACCATATCATTATTGCCAAGGTGTTCACTCGAAATTACTTTGCAATCATTTTTGCCGCTCTTTCATGCAGGCGACGATCTCCCCCCCCCCCTCGAACGTCACCATTAAATAAAAAAAGCCCCTTTAGAGAGAAGGACCTTATTCGGGCCTATTACTCAAAGGAGCTAAACCTAGTTATGGCCAATCCTTATTAAGGAGGTACACTCCTAAAAACACCGATAGAATTGATAAAAGCAAGATCGCCCTTCTTAATTCTGTTTTTCAGTAAAACTCGAAAACTAAGAAATGTTCTAACGGTTGTGAGCGACGCTAATACGGCATAATCAAGGGTTTTTCCATTCTAACGGCACTAGCGTTGCATTAAATCCGACAAAATACAATTTCTCGCCACCACTCTAACGGTTGCCACAGCCGCTATTTGCTCCAATATCGCCGTTTTCAAATTCTAACGGTTGCCATAGCACTTATTTAGCTAAAACCCGGCGATTTGGGCTTAGATTTGAGCAGATAACCGCGCTCACAACCGTTAAAATTTTGAAAGGGGCTTTTTGGGCAAAATAGCGACTAATACAACCGTTAGATTTCTGGCGTAATCTCAAATGGAATTGCGGGCAAGGTGTACCGGAGATTTTGTGTAGGCGTTAATGCAACGCCAGTGTTCTAGCTATGATGAACGTAAACAAAAGACAGCCCTCCATATTGCTACATCTCGTAGGTTAAAATGGATAGTGAAAACCAAACCATTTCAGAGCTACATAGCAAAGGAGAGCTGATACTATGCAGTCTACCACAAAATTCGTCGGTTTAGATGTATCCAAAGAAAAAATTTCGGTTGCTATTGCAGATGCAAGCGGTGAAACTCCTCGCTATTACGGGAGCATTCCTCACACCCCGGCGGCGCTGCGCAAGCTGATCAAAGAACTGGGACCGGCCGAAACGCTATCGTTTTGTTATGAGGCAGGTCCGACAGGTTACGAAACCTATCGCTGGATCACCTCCATGGGAGCCCATTGCGTTGTCATTGCTCCGTCGCTTATTCCCAAACGCCCTGGCGATCACGTGAAGACGGATCGACGGGACGCCGAGCAGCTTGCCCGTCTGTTTCGTGCAGGAGAATTGACTCCTGTCTACGTCCCGGAGCGGGAAGACGAGGCTTTGCGGGAGTTGGTTCGCGCCCGGGAGGCCGCCAAAGAGGACGCGCATCGGGCACGCCAGCGGATATTGAAGTTCCTGCTCCGCCATCAAATCGAACCGCCGGCTACGATAAAGCGTCGTTGGACCCGGAAGTACCGTTCCTGGCTGGAGCAACTGACATTCCCTTATGAGCCCATGCAAGTAGCCTTCGACGAGATGCTCCATACCTTAAATGAGATCGAGCAGCGGATGGGGCGTTTGGAAAAAGCCTTGGTTCAGCAAGCCACGGTCGGCTCCAAGGCAACTCTGATTCGGGTGCTTCAGTCCCTGCGTGGGATTGGACTACTGACGGCCGTCACTCTAGCTGCTGAGATCGGTTCATTTACTCGCTTCCGCTCCCCGGCCCAACTCATGGCGTATTTAGGGTTGGTTCCTCGTGAGAGTTCAACCGGCCTGAGTACTCGGCGCGGAAGTATGACCAAAGCCGGTAACGGGCGCTTGCGCCGATCCTTGGTGGAATCCGCCTGGAGCTACCGTCATCGGCCTGCGGTGAAAGGAGATCTCGCCAAGCGTTTGGATGGCATGCCGGCCGATATACAACTGTTGTCGTGGAAAGCGCAAGAAAGATTGCATTACAAATACCGTCATCTCATTTTTGGAAAGAACAAACACAAAAATGTGGCCGTAGGCGCGGTGGCCAGGGAGCTAACCGGGTTCATATGGGCTGTTGCTCGAACGGTGGAACAACCGGTGGCTAACTAACGCCCCTTCCGTCCCCTTTGGGGAGACGCAGGGAGCGTTGCCCCCTGCACCCCCACACTCGCCGTGAGGCGTTCCTCATTTCCAATGAGGAATAGGAAAAGTGTTGATTTGAACCTAACCGCTTGTCAAGAAAAGCGCTTGACAAGCTCACGCCTGAGCACGAGGCCCGGGAGCAAACGAAGGTTCCGGGAGAGAATTTGCGTCAACCGTTTGCACTAGGTGAGTAACTGAACGTGCGCTTCTAGCTTGCAAGAGCTCTCCTTGACGAAGGCATAACATGTGGTACCAACCCACGGATAGCAGCGTGCCGACCGTCGCTCGCATTTTTGCTCTCGCGCCACGTGCTCAGGCACCTCTCACACGGAGGGCTTGACAAAAACGTTCATAGCAACGGTTTTGAGAAGGCTAATTTAGCCTTTTCTCGGCGGTTTCGGGCTTTTTTCTTGTAAATAAGCTCAGTCACAACCGCTAGAAATGGAACCCTCGACTTTTTGACCAAATAAGCACGCTCACAACCGTTAGCGTAAATCATCGTCGGATGGACTCTCGCCAAGCGCTACGTGTCCTCCCATTTATGTTGCGTAACTAAAGGGAAGAGGCTAACGCCTGCTTCGCCGCTTGGCCTCCAGCAGGCGGCCAAGCGGCGAAGCCCCCGGCCCGCTGTCCTGCGGCGGGCCGGCAGGCGCCGAACCGGCTCCCTCCCGCGGGGGAGCCGGCACTTCGGCCCGCGGCTCCTCGCTCGCGGGCCCCTGGCCCCCGCCCGCCCCGCTGCGCGGAGGGCGGGCCGGCGGGGCGGGCGCCGCTGGCGCCCTGTCGGCGGCGTTCTCGCCGACAGCGCCGCCGCGGCGGGCGCCTGCCCCGCCGTAAAACGCGGCCGCGCGCGACTTGCGCGCCGCGAGCCGGGCCAGCCCGGCGTCCGCCTCCGCGGACGCGCCGGGCGCGGCCCCGTCCGCCGCGCCGCCCGGCGCGCGGCGGCGCCAAGGCATGGCGGCGCGCACCAGCGCCGCCGCCATGCGGTCCCACGGCAGCGCAAGGCGGCGGATCGCGATGTCCGCGAGCCATAGCAGCAGCGCTGCCATCAGCAGCGGCCGCTGCAGATCGTGCGGCGACGGGTAAGGCTTGGCCGCAAATTGAAAGGCCGCTTCGGGCTTGTTCCAATCCAGCACCCGGCCCCCCGTGCTGTCCGCGATCTTCCGCAGCGTGTCCGGCGGCGCCCCGCTCGGCAGCCGGTACTCCGGGGAATAAGGGATGACAAAACCGGTCCCGGTCCCACCATCCACCTGTTCCCCATCGCTTTTGCCCTGCAGATGAACGAGGAACGAACCGGGTTCATCGGCCAGCATCGTCCCCCGGTAAACCCCCGGCGAGGTTTGGGCCAGCGGCACCCGCTCCTCCCGCAGATTTTCGCCGCTGACCGCCGCTTCAAGCTCTTCCGGAGGAGCTTCATCCTCGGCGGTAACCTCAAATAGAACCTCGTTCCCGCGAATCGTCGTGTTTACCTCAAATGGAGACGCCGAAAACTGCGGAAACGTCCATTTCACCATTTCTGTGAACAGGCCGGCATAGGACGGCCAATTCACCCAATCCCGCGACCATTTTCCGGTCAGATCACTGGTCCAGGCCACGCTGCGGCCGGAGCCGTACTGCCATCTAACCAGCAGCGGGTCCGGCTCGGGGCTGGACAGCACCGTTTGAGCCGTCGCTTTTGGCGTAGCGGCCACATAACCGTAAATTTTCGGCACCCCGCCCGCAAACCATTTTCCCCAATCCCCCGGCGATATCAGGGCCGGCACAAACGGCTTGTCCACAATGTACGTTCGGGCGACCATGGCGGCCTCCCGGCTAAAGATCGCCGGCAGTGTCGTGGCATCCGTTACCGGATAATACCGGCCTTTGGCCTCCTGAGCCAGCGACTGCAGCAACGCCGCATCCGCGTCTTCCCCGACCGCGACCGTGGACAGCGTGATTTTTGAGCTATTCATCGTTTCGAGCAGCGCGCCGTATCCCGAGTCCGCGGCCGACTGCCCGTCGGTCAGCAAAATCAAGTGCTTGCGCTGCGCCTGGACATCCAGCAGCTTGTTCAGCGCGCCTTCGACGGCCGGGTAGATATTTGTCCCGCCCCCGCTCGGAATGCCGTTAATTTGCCCCAGCACGTCTTTCTTATCGCCCAGCTTCTGCGGTTCGACCACCCACCAAGGCTGATCGTCGAAAGCGACGACGCCGACCGTATCCTGAGGACGCAGCAGCTCGACCGTGCGCTGCGCCGCCTCCTTGGCCAGCTTCAATTTGTCCCCGTCCATGCTTCCCGACCGGTCGATCACGAGAATCAGGCCGAGGGAAGGAATTTGCCGTTTGCCCTCCAACTCCATCGATACCGGCAGCAACTGCTCGATCGGCGTTTTGAAATAGCCGCCCATCCCGTAGCTGTCTTCACCGCCGACCATCACAAACCCGATGCCAAAAGAGCGGACCGCCTGCTCGATCAATTCCATCGTCTTCCCGCCAATCCGCTCGGCGGACACATTGTTAAAGACGATGCTGTCATAGCCGGCATACTTGGTCAAATCCGCTGGCAGCATCCCCGGATCGATTACAGAGTAATCGACCAGACCGGATTTCAAGGCGTTTACCAGATTGGCGGATGTCCCGCGCGCTCCTTCCACGATCAGCACCTTCGGACTTCCGGTGACCCGTGTAAACGCATAGTTCGCGTTGTTGGCCGACTGCTCGTCGCCGTCAGCGAAAATCTCCGCCCGATAGCGGTGCATCCCCTGCTTTTGCGCCAACCCCTGCAGCGTGAAGCGGTTGTCTCCACGCTCCAGAGTCACTTTGTGCCGGCCGATCTCGCGGTTGTCCTCGTATAAGCCAAGCTCGGCGCTGCCCGAGAACGTGCTGCGAATCAGTACTTCAAAGGCAAACGATTCCGCCTGATACAGTTTCCCGGGCACCTGAAACTCCTCGACGGACGCATCCTTCCGCTCTTTGACGGGTACGGGCAGCACATCGACGGCAATCCCCCGCTCCTTCAGCAGGCTGGCCGCCTTTAGCGCATCGCCTACGTTTTCTTCGCCATCGGAAATCAAAATGATCCTTTGGTTACCCCGTCCTCCGAACAAACTGCCGGATAGTTCCAAGCCCTGCTCCAGGTTGGTAAAATCGGGATGAACCGCCGCCTTCAGGCTGTCTGCGGAGACGGATTGCGTATCCAGACTTTTGTCCACTGCGGCGTTCAGCCCGGCAACTACGATGCCTACGCGGTCTCCCGCTGCTTTTCCTTCCCCGGCCCGCCCAATCCACTCGCTAACAAGCCCCGTCTCCGGCATGCTGGCGGAGCGGTCCGTCAAAATCACGACTTCCTTGTCCTTCACCAAAGTGTACGTCTGGACGCCGGCCAGAACCGCTGCCAACAGCACCAGGATCGCCGCGCGCAAACCGACCGCCAGCTTCCGGCGCCCCCCGCTTAATCTAAAGTCGGAGCGATAGGCGTAGACCACGCCGGCAGCCAGCGGCACAAGGAGCAGCAGAAACCAGGGATGATCAAATCGAACGCCCACGCTGATACACCCCCCACTCCGCCAAAATCACCAGCAAAGCCAGCAGAGCCGCCAACGGCACAAGCGATTGCCGCGATTGCGGCGGCGAAGCGCCCGAAAGCTTGCTATGCTCAGTGTCTTTGGAACCCTCGGCACCCTTAAGCCCATGGCTGTCCACCGGTGCCGCCGAATCGCCGGAAAATCCAATCGGAAACGGCTGCCCTCCCCCGGAAATGCCCGATTCCGCAGGATCGGCGGCAACCTCAAGCTGATAAGCTGCAAGCTTCTCACCGTCAGCCCCTAGCATCTCAAAGCGCCACAATCCCGGGATTCCCGGGGAGGTCTGCCGGGAGGCCACGCGGCCCATCTTGCGCGCTGCGGGAAGCTTCGCCGCGCCGGAGCGCAAAGCATAACCGTCAACAGGAACCCAGGTGGCCTGCTCCGCCTCCGCAGGGACGGGAATATCGACCTCGGTTCCCGCCGTCAAGCGGCCGAGCCCGGCCGCTTGACCGGATTGCAGCCATTTTACGGCATTGCTCACCAGGATCGGAAATTCCGGGCGAAGCGGCAAATCGCTGTCTTCAAGCGCAAATAGGAACGCCAGCCTTTTCCGCCCGGCTTCCGTCCCGGCATACGCCGCCGGCTGTCCGCCGATCTCCAAAATCGGTTTGCCCCATGCCGGAACCTCCTGATCGAGAAGCTCGCCCGTTGGCGGAGTCGTGAACGATAAATAACGGGTGACCGGGTGATTGACCGACTTCACTTCCCCGCTGGCCAGAGCCGCTTTTTTTCCATCGCCTCCCCAGGTCCACAGCGGCGTTTGACGAAGCAGCGCAGCCCAAGGTTCCCCCTGCAGAAACGCAGGAGGAACACCGTCGATCACGATCAGATCCGGCTTAATCCCGGGCAAAGCCGGCCGCCCCGCCGCTGCGGCTTCATCCGTTCCGGCCGGGACTGTATTCATCCGGGTAACGCGGGCCCCGGACAACTGCAGCGCCTTCTCCAGAAACAGATTCCCGGGGGAGATGAACAGGATGTCCGGCTCATCTCCACTCTCGAGAAAAGCAAAGGCTTCGTTGTCGGGCGCATAGTCGTCCTCGGGACTTAAGCGGAGCCGGTATACGTCCGCCGAGGGCAATTCATCGAACGGAACCTGCAGGCTTTTTCCGCCTTCCACCGTAATTTGCTTGGAGGCGAGCAGCTTCCCGTCGCCAAACAAATCCAGATTGGCCTGGATGGAGACATTCCGGTAATTCCGCACCACAGCTGTACCCGCAACCATGTCTTGGCGACCGCCGCCGTTCTTTACCCCGAATTGCTCGACGGCCGCGTTCGCTTCCGCTCCTTCGTTCACGGCTGCGATCTCAACCGGTACGCCGCCCGCCGCGAGATCATCGGTACGTTCGGGCCAGCGGCCATCCGAATATACGATGACGCTCGCTTCCGGATCGTCCCGCGTCAAGGCTTCCGCAAGCGACAAAGTCTCGCGGTATGCCGCTTGCCCGTAATCGGGGGCAAGCCCGTCGACCGCCCGGTTCAGTGCGCTTCGGTCCCGCTCCCGGGACAACAGCACTTCCGGCTCGCGGCCCAATCTCACCAAAGTGATTTCCGCCCCCGTTCCCAAAGCGTCAATGCGCGAGCGCAATTGTTCCTTGGCCCGGTCCAGGCGAGAGCCCGGTTTGTTCTCCGCCTCTCCGCCGCCCCAAGCTGCGCTCATGCTGGCTGACGTGTCGACGACGATGACCACATGCCCGGTACGGCTGCCAGAGGTCCACACGAAAGGCTGCATCAGCGCAAATACGAGCAAAGCGGCGACGAGCAGCTGCAGCCAGAGCAGCAGCCGATTCTGGAGCTTCTGCCACGGACGGTTGGCTTCGATGTTGCGCAGCACGCGGTTCCACAGCAAATGGCTGGGCACGAGCGTATCGGTATATTTTCGTTTGAACAGATACATCAGTACGATCCCCGGAAGCGCAAGGCCAAACCACAGCCCCGACCAATCCAATACCCCCATGACTTCATTCCCCCACGTTGATGATCTAACATACGCAACAAATCACGAGCGGCGTCCCGGATCATTGATGAGGCAAAAAGAGCCCACGGCCTTGGTCCGATCCGGCTACTTCCCCCCGGTCGTTCCCGCCTTGTCCATCATTTTCACAATCCCTTGCTCAAGCGGCACATCGGTTGGGGCAACCACATAACGAATCCCGCGCCCGCCGCAAAAGCGGCCGATTTCCTTGAAGTACTCGTCCAGCTCGCGCCCGTACCTGTCCAGGATTTTGCCGGTTAACGCAATCTCTTTGCCGGTCCCAAGCTCGCTGTCGAGGAGCCGCAAGTCTCCGCTGAGCACAGGACGAAGCTCCGCTTCCGACAGCACGTGGACGAGTACGATCTCTTGCCCGGCCGCCTGAAAAAAAGCCAACGTCTCCGCAAGCCCCTCGGCCCCGCTCTCCAGCCACAAATCCGAAAATATCCAGGTCATTCCTGGCTGCGCGGGAAGCGCTCCCGGCTGCCGCAGCGCCCCTCTCAGATCCCCCGGTCCGGCCGGCCCCATCTCCTGCAGGAACGAGAACAGCCTGAAAGCGGAAGCCTTTCCCCGCAACGGCGGCAGCTTGCCCTTGATCTCTTTCGAAAAAACGGCCGCCTGCACCACATCGTCGCCTGCCAGCGCCATATAACCGACGGAAGCGGCCAACCGCTTAGCGTATAGCAGCTTATTCTCCGGCGCCTGCCCGGTTTCAGCGCGCCGCTCCGAACCGCCGCCGAAATCCATCGATGCGGAAATATCCACATACAGGTTGATCCGCAGCTCCTGCTCATCCCAATATTGACGGACAAAAGGGCGGCCCGTACGCGAATAAACGCTCCAGTCAAAGCGCCTGATATCGTCTCCGGGCGCGTATTCGCGATAATCGGCAAATTCGAGGGAGCTTCCGAAACGGCTGGAGCGCCGTTTGCCCTGCAGCGTTCCCCGGATTCTCCTCCGTGAGGCGATCGACAACCGTTCCAACCGGGGCAGCAGAGACGGAGGCAAGAGGGAAGAAGTCATTGCGCTCCCTCCAGCGCCGCCAAAATGTCCTCAATGATCCGATCCGTCGCCACGCCCGCCGCCTGCCCTTCGAAATTCAGAAACAAGCGGTGCCGCAAGGCCGGCACGGCAACCGCCTTAATATCTCCGGTCGATACGTGCATGCGCCCTTTGGAAATCGCCCTTACCTTGGCGACCGAAACCATCGCCTGGATGCCGCGCGGCCCCGAGCCGAAACGGACGTAACTGCGCACCGATTCGGGCGCGTCCCGCTCCTCGGGGTGCGTCATCATCAGCAAGCGCACCCCGTACTCCAGCACTTCATCCGCCAGCAGCACTTCTTTGGCGGCCTGGCGGATTTCCAGCAATTGCTGCGCCGAAGCGATCGTTTCCGCCTTGGGCTGATCGGCCGCCGTCGTCCTTCTGACGATCTCCGTCAATTCCGCGGGAGACGGGTAACCCACATGAATTTTCAGCATAAACCGGTCCAGCTGGGCTTCCGGGAGGGGATAAGTACCTTCGTTCTCCAGCGGATTTTGCGTCGCCAGCACAAAAAAAGGCTGCGGCAGCCGCCGCGTCTCCCCGCCTACCGTCACCGTCTGCTCCTGCATCGCCTCCAGCAGGGCGCTTTGGGTTTTCGGCGTCGCCCGGTTGATCTCGTCGGCCAGCACGATGCTGCTGAACACCGGGCCGGGCTGGAATACCGTATCGGTCGCGCCCTGCGGTCCGAACCGGATCACATTCGTGCCGGTAATGTCGCTCGGCATTAAATCCGGCGTAAACTGAATCCGCGAAAAGGACAGGGCCAGGCAGTCGGCGATCGTGCGCACCAGCATCGTTTTGCCGAGTCCCGGAATCCCCTCCAAAAGCGCATGTCCTCCCGCAAAAACACACCACAGGATCTGTTCCACGACCTCTTGCTGCCCTACGATTACACGCGAAATTTGCTCCTGCACGGCCGCGACCGTACCGCTCCACAATTCCAACCGGGCTTTCGCATCCTCCATCGTCTCTCCTCCTCGTTTACGCTCCTTCGCCTACGAACCCGGATCGATTTCGATAAAATAGTTCTCCACCAGGCTCTGCAGACTTTGCGGCAAATCGCCGCGCTTTAGCGACTCCTTGGCTTCGGCCGCATAATCGCTGTAAACCTCTTCATACGGACGGCTAACCCCGTCAAATACTGGGGAGGTGCCCCCTCTCTGGACGCTGCCGCCGGTTGCCGGTCCGCCGTCTTGCTTGACGTTGCCGTTGCCGCTGCCGGCCAGGTCGCGCGGCGTAGTCACCAACGCCCGGCCTCCGCTGCCTAGTCCAGCTCCGGCCCCATTTCCGCCGCCCTGGCCTTGGCCCGCTCCCGCGCCGCCGCCACCGCTGCCGGAACCCGAGCCTGAGCCCGAACCGGCTCCAGCACCCGGTCCCGTCCCGGCAGCGCCTCCCGCCCCGGAACCTTGGCCTGCTCCGGGCCCGGAATCTGCGGCCGGGCCCTCTTGGCCCATGCCAGGGCCGCCGCCTGCGGCCAGCTGTTCGGCGCTGCCGCCCATGCTCCACGTGTCCGATACGGCCAGCCCCGACGCTTGCATATTTTCCGCCAGGCCGAGCCCCTGCTCGGCAAGGGCCGATGCCAGGGCGGCCGCGGCGTCCGCCTGCCCGGAAGATGCCTCCACAGCCCGCATGTTTTGCAGCATAACCTCGTTTAAGTTCGCCAGCGCTTGATCCGTGGATAGCTGCTGACCTTCCTTCACCGCAGCGGCGGCTTTTTTCAGCGCATCCGCCAGTTCCTTCGCCCGCTCGTTATCGGGCGGCGCCGCTTCGGCGATCCGCTTCAGCTTATCGGCAAGCTCCTCCCGTTCCTGCTCCGTCAAGCCGGACAACTGCTTGCGAAAAGCCTCAGCTTGCTTGGTCAACTCCGCTGTGCTTTTGTCCCGTAAAGCGTTGGCCAGCTTTCCCGTCAGCGGATGAGCGTCCCACCGCTTGAGCCACTCCGTCCTTGCCTGCTGCCGGAGCTCCAGCTTTTCGGACATTTCCCTCAACCGCTTCATCGTTTCCTCCACGTTTTTGAGCGCCTCTCCCGGCTTACGGCTCGTCTCCAGCGCCCGGCGCAACTCGCTCAGCTCTTTAGCAAGG from Paenibacillus macerans includes:
- a CDS encoding pyrimidine/purine nucleoside phosphorylase, which encodes MAQQLQNVTVEKNANIYFDGKVTSRTVWLQDGSKLTLGIMLPGEYEFGTDSLEVMDILSGDLKVLLPGETLWREISGRGTFTVPAKSSFKLEVRSVTDYCCSYV
- the tkt gene encoding transketolase; protein product: MPLSENNTIDNLSITTIRTLAIDAIEKARSGHPGMPMGSAPMGYQLFAKTMNHNPDVPNWINRDRFVLSAGHGSMLLYSLLHLCGYDLPMEEIKQFRQWGSKTPGHPEFGHTPGVDATTGPLGQGLAMAVGMALAETQLAATYNKGDLKVVDHYTYGICGDGDLMEGVASEAASLAGHLKLGKLIFLYDSNDISLDGKLNLSFSENVRQRFDAYGWQTLLVKDGNDLAAIEAAIEEAKRDTERPTLIEVKTIIGYGSPNKQGKGGHGGTHGSPLGAEEAQLTKEFYKWVYKEDFYVPEEVREHFAKVKERGIATYKAWQETFAQYKSQYPELAAQFERAVAGDLPAGWDAKLPKYGASDKAVSTRVASGNALNGLAPNVPQLLGGSADLESSTMTHLNDLAMYTPETRDGRNLYFGVREFGMAAAMNGIMLHGGLKVFGGTFFVFTDYLRPAVRLSALMKLPVTYVLTHDSIAVGEDGPTHEPIEQLASLRIIPGLTVIRPADGNETSAAWAYAVENKANPVALVLTRQNLPILENTAELARDGVKRGGYVVSDAKDGKPVAQIIATGSEVQLAVKAQAALAEEGIHVRVISLPSWDLFDQQDQAYKDSVILPNVKARVAVEMAHPFGWERYVGESGTVLGIDKFGASAPGDKVIAEYGFTVENVVKHVKAQLNK
- a CDS encoding VWA domain-containing protein; translated protein: MGVRFDHPWFLLLLVPLAAGVVYAYRSDFRLSGGRRKLAVGLRAAILVLLAAVLAGVQTYTLVKDKEVVILTDRSASMPETGLVSEWIGRAGEGKAAGDRVGIVVAGLNAAVDKSLDTQSVSADSLKAAVHPDFTNLEQGLELSGSLFGGRGNQRIILISDGEENVGDALKAASLLKERGIAVDVLPVPVKERKDASVEEFQVPGKLYQAESFAFEVLIRSTFSGSAELGLYEDNREIGRHKVTLERGDNRFTLQGLAQKQGMHRYRAEIFADGDEQSANNANYAFTRVTGSPKVLIVEGARGTSANLVNALKSGLVDYSVIDPGMLPADLTKYAGYDSIVFNNVSAERIGGKTMELIEQAVRSFGIGFVMVGGEDSYGMGGYFKTPIEQLLPVSMELEGKRQIPSLGLILVIDRSGSMDGDKLKLAKEAAQRTVELLRPQDTVGVVAFDDQPWWVVEPQKLGDKKDVLGQINGIPSGGGTNIYPAVEGALNKLLDVQAQRKHLILLTDGQSAADSGYGALLETMNSSKITLSTVAVGEDADAALLQSLAQEAKGRYYPVTDATTLPAIFSREAAMVARTYIVDKPFVPALISPGDWGKWFAGGVPKIYGYVAATPKATAQTVLSSPEPDPLLVRWQYGSGRSVAWTSDLTGKWSRDWVNWPSYAGLFTEMVKWTFPQFSASPFEVNTTIRGNEVLFEVTAEDEAPPEELEAAVSGENLREERVPLAQTSPGVYRGTMLADEPGSFLVHLQGKSDGEQVDGGTGTGFVIPYSPEYRLPSGAPPDTLRKIADSTGGRVLDWNKPEAAFQFAAKPYPSPHDLQRPLLMAALLLWLADIAIRRLALPWDRMAAALVRAAMPWRRRAPGGAADGAAPGASAEADAGLARLAARKSRAAAFYGGAGARRGGAVGENAADRAPAAPAPPARPPRSGAGGGQGPASEEPRAEVPAPPREGAGSAPAGPPQDSGPGASPLGRLLEAKRRSRR
- a CDS encoding IS110 family transposase, which encodes MQSTTKFVGLDVSKEKISVAIADASGETPRYYGSIPHTPAALRKLIKELGPAETLSFCYEAGPTGYETYRWITSMGAHCVVIAPSLIPKRPGDHVKTDRRDAEQLARLFRAGELTPVYVPEREDEALRELVRAREAAKEDAHRARQRILKFLLRHQIEPPATIKRRWTRKYRSWLEQLTFPYEPMQVAFDEMLHTLNEIEQRMGRLEKALVQQATVGSKATLIRVLQSLRGIGLLTAVTLAAEIGSFTRFRSPAQLMAYLGLVPRESSTGLSTRRGSMTKAGNGRLRRSLVESAWSYRHRPAVKGDLAKRLDGMPADIQLLSWKAQERLHYKYRHLIFGKNKHKNVAVGAVARELTGFIWAVARTVEQPVAN